In Bombus affinis isolate iyBomAffi1 chromosome 11, iyBomAffi1.2, whole genome shotgun sequence, one genomic interval encodes:
- the LOC126921830 gene encoding uncharacterized protein LOC126921830 isoform X2 — protein sequence MNPENILKNYVLSQYTMEKLIVIKEKLKQDIIQADPLWQIVTRKKGVTDIDVEEALNESNNDCNDILSNTSDQFSSTQFYFTQLDKLCDKNIKQECVPKLDITEYLFEELECANGKLDLNQLENLTDAEFQEIICDLKKKLTMLGTYNLCCSLNNMTLEQRVKYAETFYTHLLLSKIIALKEPSRLLLSALIESTQKFPDDIQKFIFIPLLNLDLTDTTIIDAIVNTFEPERRIVLITEYLSHVKELKSWHLSFLRTLIDTKTDITTNDKLIQLLFEKTVDFAKDKNFGKLVLSLIKSNIKFSDEQKQSLWEIANTNQTLYKKPIQNVLKSI from the exons atgaatccggaaaatattttaaaaaattatgtattatccCAATACACCATGGAAAAGTTAATAGTAATTAAAGAGAAATTGAAACAAGATATAATTCAAGCTGATCCTTTATGGCAAATAGTAACTAGGAAG AAAGGAGTAACAGATATAGATGTAGAAGAAGCTTTAAACGAAAGCAATAATGATTGTAATGATATTTTATCCAACACGTCGGATCAATTTTCATCTACTCAGTTTTATTTTACACAACTTGATAAGCTCtgcgataaaaatattaaacaggAGTGTGTACCAAAACTTGATATCACAGAATATCTTTTTGAAGAATTGGAATGCGCTAATGGAAAATTGGATTTAAATCAATTAGAGAATTTAACAGATGCAGAATTTCAAGAAATAATCTGtgatttaaaaaagaaactaaCTATGCTGGGTACATATAATCTATGTTGTTCTTTGAATAATATGACTTTGGAACAACGAGTTAAATACGCAGAAACATTTTATACCCATTTATTATTATCAAAG ATTATTGCTTTGAAAGAACCTTCCAGATTACTTTTATCTGCTTTGATAGAGAGCACTCAGAAATTTCCAGATGATATTCAGAAGTTTATTTTTATTCCCCTTTTAAATCTTGATTTAACAGACACAACAATTATTGATGCTATAGTAAATACTTTTGAGCCTGAAAGACGTATTGTTCTTATTAC AGAATATTTATCACATGTGAAAGAACTCAAATCATGGCATCTTTCTTTCCTACGTACTTTGATTGATACTAAGACAGATATTACCACAAATGACAAACTTATACAGTTATTATTTGAGAAAACGGTTGACTTTGCCAAGGATAAAAATTTTGGGAAGCTTGTATTATCACTtataaaatcaaatattaaattttcagaTGAACAAAAACAATCATTATGGGAAATAGCAAATACTAATCAAACATTGTATAAAAAACCTATTCAAAATGTACTAAAATCTATATAA
- the LOC126921831 gene encoding uncharacterized protein LOC126921831 isoform X2: MPILSNLSHRFHMLTTDAKPDPPRIPIEGYTHNLEPNTINGDETKTTKFESVPITTEPQLELKNVTSPDKDDAVPITNAKSSTEKQDLNDTKGAQDDAKERRKPNIKTKTKSKQRKHSQGTHVVNYNIINSNGVKIGSKTSYICNINQFAKNNSHASEETWTKNIRQMPAEVERLRTCTDEINLDDIFIIKTYIGHGWKDVARKLLYSDGQIEQFEENYKFRGISNLSNISGLETS, translated from the exons ATGCCAATACTTTCAAATTTATCTCATCGTTTTCATATGTTAACAACCGATGCGAAACCTGATCCACCACGAATACCGATCGAAGGATATACTCACAATTTAGAACCAAATACAATAAACGGTGATGAAACGAAGACGACCAAATTCGAATCTGTTCCAATTACTACAGAACCGCAATTGGAATTAAAGAACGTAACGTCCCCGGACAAAGACGACGCAGTTCCTATTACGAATGCCAAGTCTTCTACCGAAAAACAAGATCTGAATGATACGAAAGGTGCCCAAGATGATGCAAAAGAACGTAGAAAACCGAATATTAAAACGAAAACAAAATCGAAACAACGCAAACATT CACAAGGAACACATGTAGTGAATTACAATATAATTAATTCAAACGGTGTAAAAATTGGCTCTAAAACTAGTTACATTTGTAATATTAATCAATTTGCTAAGAATAATTCTCATGCATCAGAAGAAACATGGACAAAAAATATTCGACAAATGCCAGCAGAAGTAGAACGTTTACGTACTTGTACTGACGAAATTAATCTAgatgatatatttataattaaaacttATATTGGACATGGTTGGAAAGATGTTGCTAGAAAATTGTTATATTCGGACGGTCAAATTGAACAATTTgaagaaaattacaaatttagGGGCATAA gtaatttatcaaatatttctgGACTGGAAACAAGCTAA
- the LOC126921833 gene encoding protein C1orf43 homolog, with protein sequence MTEELSGVTIVIFIAAGVLTILLLFIFAKRQIMRFALRSRRGPHIPIGHDARKSLKKEIERRIEVIPRIQYEPQLISDPRFILTPRGQVSPHYYRLKAVDDVKTLEAEITKYDNCLKRHPSENLRAYLLAILATPLNGSGQRLIHQFCDLYEHARHDPTEFGDEEYQVYTRLFLKLMDAARLLKSYPSSRKSSPSRTPIKKNIETKRNILEPKMKLLEDQTLTGSRPNTLTVMMLDNSETSV encoded by the exons ATGACGGAAGAACTTTCCGGTGTGACAATCGTTATTTTTATTGCGGCTGGAGTACTAACAATATTATTACTGTTTATATTTGCAAAACGACAAATTATGAGATTTGCATTACGATCACGCCGTGGCCCTCATATCCCTATCGGGCATGATGCACGAAAG TCACTGAAGAAAGAGATTGAAAGACGAATAGAAGTAATACCAAGAATTCAATACGAGCCACAACTTATTAGCGATCCAAGATTTATTTTAACTCCTCGAGGACAGGTTTCACCTCATTACTACAGATTAAAAGCTGTAGATGATGTTAAGACCTTgg AAGCTGAAATTACTAAATATGATAATTGCTTAAAAAGACATCCATCTGAAAATTTACGGGCATATTTACTTGCCATATTGGCAACGCCATTAAATGGAAGTGGACAACGATTAATTCATCAGTTCTGCGATTTATATGAACATGCACGACATGATCCGACTGAATTTGGTGATGAGGAATATCAAGTATATACCCGTTTATTCCTTAAGTTAATGGACGC GGCTCGTTTATTAAAATCATATCCAAGCAGTAGGAAATCTAGTCCAAGTCGCACCCCTATAAAAAAAAACATCGAAACGAAACGGAATATATTAGAACCCAAGATGAAATTACTGGAAGATCAAACATTGACTGGATCACGTCCGAATACATTAACCGTGATGATGTTGGATAATAGCGAAACATCTGTTTAG
- the LOC126921817 gene encoding uncharacterized protein LOC126921817 gives MMDEIEYKLESTNPVLISHATSKLFESIKKKKCDRQTDHISKIPEFKLLLTKRDSTNVTLSISACQALTALVENGLWDINEALATFISSISSIKNYMVATTTISHLLILDLKRDTGKENIYPFTLHMPQHPFITILIQDKHSWQTILSQMTFILNHQDARIRENGVKMLRPVFLYVLCNPSSDSLDYCMQQVWQLLIRSRHSTYVQTEILLWMCTAEIHCCINTNYRILELAEKAASEGNREYCTALLPMIVSLVIQLLKQGSDPTPNFHVILFIIDHCDNYIGNLVLTLMAEVITLCPAIYLYTTLQICTMIAKKMSYNDIFFYTLIASILKWIAYPSVLCSEALDMARDLASEMFTRTKLTCNNETIFSNKFFTVFTNSDPYIQFYTELVHCLNIWNQNDILSWLNNVSCVPTYLKDKCKLLISGLLLQSNEPQIVQLCCNILVDVSRERTNFGSHVLSLVLHKLTKCKSSIESKCLLLVMPELMITKENVPIVNHTLNGLLNGDKQLKYFIIELYLKALKKEPRCYRFLFAAIIKVMESDLSWYSDATCARAMKYICENYPEHGEKLVPLILQILNRSTGTNGGTASALALGCISALYKASVIDICSTWRMLSPKMEKEKRSIVLESLCELLADVAFYAPQCLEEHDHQLIDDIVSKLWKYTTCNDVKVIKAALKALASYRLEQLSLKILPVEFRYNLVLPATYAKIPTDTVKKPEDVLPYIPGICWIQMLQNINKMTLSAAGNLLISFVIEEVNSFRSGMYNWPQGEPQNFKYLPDKSVIRAVGEYLRKTNKFDSNNHCIVTECLRIFAHKYPKPLPNINWSFLKDTFHLSAEAKQYTLSIACHHATVSLSAKSFIEDYLLTYKSVNDAEDFIWKDNEHPILYSNLEYLCQAVQPNIIKRFLETTLECAIKKMNEDSIQPFHCIMYSYAQALSNPEICHANSTLLSTMLEELLDKIDLTCDRFYPCFTAALELPVEHLERTTSPKTWWESMASKLKNAIAIRAELSLKKSNSEASLKWLNEIIGETFASTLSVQTYFFEIIQKLQANMQFERSSSNWILELMTQVQGFLMDSSQNHNNKIQFYCNVLFISVISLSGIDSILMKRDLVIKSQNVRIKLFPQALTLLSDRENWKHAIPQMMEWLNYMRMNHISDTYKYTFHRALISLRHNSYYKNVWSKYLSIKTDIDI, from the exons ATGATGGAtgaaatagaatataaattagAATCGACGAATCCTGTATTAATATCGCAC GCAACGTCGAAACTTTTCGAATCcattaagaaaaagaaatgcGATCGACAAACGGACCATATTTCCAAG ATACCCGAGTTTAAGTTGCTATTAACAAAACGAGATAGTACAAATGTCACGCTCAGCATATCTGCCTGTCAAGCCCTAACTGCTCTGGTTGAAAATGGATTATGGGACATTAACGAGGCTCTAGCTACTTTCATCTCCAGTATCTCTTCTATAAA AAATTATATGGTTGCTACTACAACCATAAGCCATTTACTAATATTAGACTTAAAACGCGATAcaggaaaagaaaatatatatccgTTTACATTACATATGCCACAACACCCTTTTATTACCATTTTAATTCAAGATAAACATAGCTGGCAGACTATATTAAGTCAGATGACATTTATTCTGAATCATCAGGATGCTCG AATTAGAGAAAATGGCGTGAAAATGTTACGACCGGTATTTTTGTATGTTTTATGCAATCCTTCATCAGATTCGTTGGATTACTGTATGCAACAAGTTTGGCAATTGTTAATTAGATCGAGACACAGTACATATGTACAGACAGAAATTTTACTTTGGATGTGCACAGCGGAAATCCATTGTTGTATAAATACAAACTATAGAATCTTAGAGCTTGCAGAAAAAGCTGCATCAGAAGGAAACAGAGAATATTGTACAGCTTTGTTGCCGATGATTGTATCCTTAGTTATACAATTACTAAAGCAAGGTTCTGATCCAACACCAAATTTTCATGTTATATTGTTTATCATAGACCACTGTGATAACTATATTGGGAATCTTGTGCTAACATTAATGGCAGAAGTAATTACTTTATGTCCAGCTATTTATTTGTATACTACTTTGCAAATAT GTACGATGATAGCAAAGAAAATGTCTTACAATGATATATTTTTCTACACTTTGATAGCATCTATTCTAAAATGGATTGCATATCCATCCGTATTGTGTTCTGAGGCACTAGACATGGCGAGAGATTTAGCCAGCGAGATGTTTACAAGAACGAAATTAACGTGCAATAATGAAACGATATTctcaaataaattttttacaGTGTTTACTAATTCCGACCCATACATACAATTCTACACGGAGCTGGTGCATTGCTTGAATATCTGGAACCAAAATGATATTCTATCATGGTTGAACAACGTATCATGTGTACCAACTTACTTAAAAGATAAATGTAAACTATTGATATCTGGTCTCCTTCTACAGTCAAACGAGCCACAAATAGTTCAACTGTGCTGTAATATACTCGTTGATGTTAGCAGAGAAAGGACAAATTTTGGATCGCACGTGCTCTCATTGGTATTGCATAAATTAACCAAATGTAAAAGCAGTATAGAATCAAAATGTTTGTTACTGGTAATGCCTGAGCTTATGATTACGAAAGAAAATGTCCCAATCGTTAATCATACCTTGAACGGGTTGTTAAACGGTGACAAGCaactgaaatattttataatcgaATTATATTTGAAAGCATTGAAAAAAGAACCGAGATGTTACAGATTTCTCTTTGCCGCAATAATCAAAGTAATGGAAAGCGATCTCTCCTGGTATTCGGATGCAACTTGTGCAAGAGCTATGAAatatatttgtgaaaattatcctGAACATGGGGAAAAATTGGTACCATTGATATTACAGATATTAAATCGTTCGACGGGTACGAACGGCGGAACCGCAAGCGCACTCGCGCTTGGATGTATTTCTGCTCTTTACAAAGCATCCGTAATAGACATTTGTTCGACATGGAGAATGCTATCcccaaaaatggaaaaagaaaagcGGTCTATTGTTTTAGAAAGCTTGTGCGAACTACTTGCTGATGTTGCATTCTATGCACCTCAATGCCTCGAAGAACACGACCATCAATTAATCGACGATATCGTATCGAAGTTGTGGAAATACACGACATGTAATGATGTAAAGGTAATCAAAGCTGCGCTTAAAGCTCTAGCTTCGTACCGTCTCGAACAATTATCCTTGAAAATATTACCAGTAGAATTTAGATATAATCTCGTACTACCAGCTACGTATGCGAAAATTCCAACCGACACGGTAAAAAAGCCAGAGGACGTGCTTCCGTATATACCTGGTATTTGTTGgatccaaatgcttcaaaatataaataaaatgacTTTGTCAGCAGCCGGAAACCTTTTAATTTCCTTCGTGATAGAAGAAGTAAATAGCTTCCGATCCGGCATGTACAACTGGCCTCAAGGGGAGCcgcaaaattttaaatatttaccaGACAAAAGCGTAATCAGAGCGGTCGGTGAATATTTGAGGAAAACtaataagtttgattcgaataATCATTGTATCGTTACGGAATGCCTACGAATATTCGCTCATAAATATCCGAAACCATTACCTAATATAAATTGGAGTTTTTTGAAGGATACTTTTCACCTATCAGCCGAAGCAAAGCAATATACTCTTTCTATCGCGTGTCATCATGCGACGGTATCTTTATCTGCTAAATCTTTTATAGAAGATTATCTATTGACGTATAAATCTGTAAACGATGCAGAAGATTTCATTTGGAAAGACAATGAACACCCGATATTGTATTCAAATCTCGAGTACTTGTGTCAAGCTGTACAACCAAATATCATTAAACGGTTCTTAGAAACTACTTTAGAATGTGCAATTAAAAAAATGAACGAAGATTCGATACAACCGTTTCATTGTATCATGTATTCATATGCTCAGGCATTAAGTAATCCAGAAATATGCCATGCTAACTCTACACTGCTTTCTACCATGCTGGAAGAACTTTTGGACAAAATAGATTTAACGTGCGACCGTTTCTACCCTTGTTTCACGGCAGCTTTGGAATTACCAGTGGAGCATTTAGAAAGAACTACATCTCCTAAAACGTGGTGGGAATCAATGGCCAGTAAATTAAAGAATGCGATCGCGATTAGAGCCGAATTGTCTTTAAAAAAGTCAAATTCCGAAGCCTCCTTAAAGTGGTTGAACGAAATCATCGGTGAAACTTTCGCTTCTACGTTAAG tgTGCAAACATATTTTTTCGAAATTATACAAAAACTACAAGCCAATATGCAATTCGAAAGATCCAGTTCAAATTGGATTCTGGAGCTTATGACACAGGTTCAAGGATTTTTAATGGACTCATCACAAAAtcataataacaaaatacaattCTATTGTAATGTTTTATTTATCTCTGTGATAAGCTTGTCTGGCATAGACTCCATTTTAATGAAACGAGATCTAGTGATTAAATCGCAAAATGtcagaataaaattatttcctcAAGCTCTAACACTTCTTTCCGATAGAGAGAATTGGAAACATGCAATTCCACAG ATGATGGAATGGTTAAATTATATGAGGATGAATCATATTTCTGATACATATaaatacacgtttcatcgggCATTAATTTCTTTAAGACATAAttcatattataaaaatgtatggAGTAAATATTTATCGATTAAAACGGACATCGATATTTAA
- the LOC126921831 gene encoding protein immune deficiency isoform X1, translating to MPILSNLSHRFHMLTTDAKPDPPRIPIEGYTHNLEPNTINGDETKTTKFESVPITTEPQLELKNVTSPDKDDAVPITNAKSSTEKQDLNDTKGAQDDAKERRKPNIKTKTKSKQRKHSQGTHVVNYNIINSNGVKIGSKTSYICNINQFAKNNSHASEETWTKNIRQMPAEVERLRTCTDEINLDDIFIIKTYIGHGWKDVARKLLYSDGQIEQFEENYKFRGISEVIYQIFLDWKQANTKNADIGNLINILWICKEYDCAIRLAAARSQST from the exons ATGCCAATACTTTCAAATTTATCTCATCGTTTTCATATGTTAACAACCGATGCGAAACCTGATCCACCACGAATACCGATCGAAGGATATACTCACAATTTAGAACCAAATACAATAAACGGTGATGAAACGAAGACGACCAAATTCGAATCTGTTCCAATTACTACAGAACCGCAATTGGAATTAAAGAACGTAACGTCCCCGGACAAAGACGACGCAGTTCCTATTACGAATGCCAAGTCTTCTACCGAAAAACAAGATCTGAATGATACGAAAGGTGCCCAAGATGATGCAAAAGAACGTAGAAAACCGAATATTAAAACGAAAACAAAATCGAAACAACGCAAACATT CACAAGGAACACATGTAGTGAATTACAATATAATTAATTCAAACGGTGTAAAAATTGGCTCTAAAACTAGTTACATTTGTAATATTAATCAATTTGCTAAGAATAATTCTCATGCATCAGAAGAAACATGGACAAAAAATATTCGACAAATGCCAGCAGAAGTAGAACGTTTACGTACTTGTACTGACGAAATTAATCTAgatgatatatttataattaaaacttATATTGGACATGGTTGGAAAGATGTTGCTAGAAAATTGTTATATTCGGACGGTCAAATTGAACAATTTgaagaaaattacaaatttagGGGCATAAGTGAA gtaatttatcaaatatttctgGACTGGAAACAAGCTAATACAAAAAATGCAGATATTGGTAATTTGATAAACATTTTATGGATTTGTAAAGAATACGATTGTGCAATACGATTAGCTGCTGCTCGCAGCCAGTCGACATAA
- the LOC126921830 gene encoding uncharacterized protein LOC126921830 isoform X1 encodes MNPENILKNYVLSQYTMEKLIVIKEKLKQDIIQADPLWQIVTRKKGVTDIDVEEALNESNNDCNDILSNTSDQFSSTQFYFTQLDKLCDKNIKQECVPKLDITEYLFEELECANGKLDLNQLENLTDAEFQEIICDLKKKLTMLGTYNLCCSLNNMTLEQRVKYAETFYTHLLLSKIIALKEPSRLLLSALIESTQKFPDDIQKFIFIPLLNLDLTDTTIIDAIVNTFEPERRIVLITEYLSHVKELKSWHLSFLRTLIDTKTDITTNDKLIQLLFEKTVDFAKDKNFGKLVLSLIKSNIKFSDEQKQSLWEIANTNQTLYKKPIQNGYRRCKIKI; translated from the exons atgaatccggaaaatattttaaaaaattatgtattatccCAATACACCATGGAAAAGTTAATAGTAATTAAAGAGAAATTGAAACAAGATATAATTCAAGCTGATCCTTTATGGCAAATAGTAACTAGGAAG AAAGGAGTAACAGATATAGATGTAGAAGAAGCTTTAAACGAAAGCAATAATGATTGTAATGATATTTTATCCAACACGTCGGATCAATTTTCATCTACTCAGTTTTATTTTACACAACTTGATAAGCTCtgcgataaaaatattaaacaggAGTGTGTACCAAAACTTGATATCACAGAATATCTTTTTGAAGAATTGGAATGCGCTAATGGAAAATTGGATTTAAATCAATTAGAGAATTTAACAGATGCAGAATTTCAAGAAATAATCTGtgatttaaaaaagaaactaaCTATGCTGGGTACATATAATCTATGTTGTTCTTTGAATAATATGACTTTGGAACAACGAGTTAAATACGCAGAAACATTTTATACCCATTTATTATTATCAAAG ATTATTGCTTTGAAAGAACCTTCCAGATTACTTTTATCTGCTTTGATAGAGAGCACTCAGAAATTTCCAGATGATATTCAGAAGTTTATTTTTATTCCCCTTTTAAATCTTGATTTAACAGACACAACAATTATTGATGCTATAGTAAATACTTTTGAGCCTGAAAGACGTATTGTTCTTATTAC AGAATATTTATCACATGTGAAAGAACTCAAATCATGGCATCTTTCTTTCCTACGTACTTTGATTGATACTAAGACAGATATTACCACAAATGACAAACTTATACAGTTATTATTTGAGAAAACGGTTGACTTTGCCAAGGATAAAAATTTTGGGAAGCTTGTATTATCACTtataaaatcaaatattaaattttcagaTGAACAAAAACAATCATTATGGGAAATAGCAAATACTAATCAAACATTGTATAAAAAACCTATTCAAAAT GGGTATAGGAGATGTAAAATCAAAATATGA